The DNA region ATATCCTGCGGATTGCAATTGGTGTCCACCAGCGCAACGATCGGGATCTTGAGTAGATTGGCTTCGCGCACAGCGGAATCTTCGCGACCCACATCAACAATGAAGAGCAGATCAGGGACGCGCTTCATGATGCGCGCGCCGGAGAGACGGGTCTGCAGGCGGGTAATATCGCGCTCGATCAACAAGCCTTCTTTTTTCGTGAGGCGGTTGATCTCGCCGCTATCGCGCAGATTCTCAAGTCGTTCCAGTTCCTGGATGCGCTTGTACATGGTCGACCAGTTGGTGAGCATGCCGCCCATCCAGCGTTCGGTGACATAAGGCATGCCGCAGCGGGTCGCCTCTTCGGCAACGGTTTCCTGCGCCTGGCGCTTCGTGCCGACGAACAGAACGGTTCCGCCGTTCGCAACCGCATCACGGATGACGTTATATGCCTGATTTGCAAGCTTGACAGTCTGCTGCAGATCGAGGATGTGAATCCCGTTACGTTCCGTGAAAATGTACGGTTTCATACGGGGGTCCCACTTGTTCGTACGATGCCCGAAGTGGACGCCGCTCTCAAGCAGGGCTTTCATGGAAATGACAGCCATTGTTACTCCTTAACTTGTGCCGTTCTCCAACGCGCAGTTCATTGACTGGCGCGGAACGGAATGAGTTTAGCGGGGTTGATGACCCGCTCAGGGACGCTTATTGCCCGTCCCAAGCAGAATGTGCCCTTTTTAGGGCGGCAGGATTATAACACAAGAATCCGACCGTAGACAAAAGACGGCAGACCATTTTTCGTCGTCCACGGTCTACCGTCCATCGTCCGCTACCCCACGTAATCACACCACGCTTCGTACTTCGCAATCCTGCCGCGGATCGCATCATGATACACATTCTGGATCTCGCGCGTGACCTTGCCCGACCTGCCATCGCCGATCTTGCGGAAGTCGATCTCGCATAGCCCGATCACCTCCGCCGCCGTGCCGCACACGAAGACCTCATCGGCGTTATACAACTGGTCACGCGAAATGGGAATTTCACTCACACTGTAGCCCAAATCTTTGGCTATCGTATGGATGGAATGACGTGTAATACCCTCCAACACAGGTGCGGTGGACGGGGTGAATATTTTTCCGCGCTTCACGATGAACAGGTTTTCGCCCGTGCACTCGGCAATGTATCCCTGCGGGTCGAGCATGATCGCCTCCTCAAATCCCAGCCGGACAGACTCGGTCTTTGCCAGAATGCTGTTGACATAATTCCCAGCGATCTTTGCCTTGGTCATCATCACATTCGGGTGATGGCGCGTGAACGACGAAATATTCGCGCGGATCCCTTTTGCCAGCGATTCCTCACCAAGGTAATTCGACCATTGCCACACGGCGATCATCAAGGCGGGCTTGCCCGCATCCACATTTAAATTCCATGCGCCGCCTGTCAAATAAAGAAGCGGACGGATGTAACATTCATCGAAACCGTTCGCCTTCACCGTCTCCTTGATCGCCTTCGAAACATCGTCCGCAGTGTACGGCAAATCGCGGAAGCCGAAGATCTCCGCCGATTTGAGCAAGCGTTCCGAATGTTCCTGCAAACGAAAAACCGCTGATCCCTTATCCGTCTTATACGCGCGGATACCTTCGAACACCGCTGCGCCATAATGCAATGCCGCGGTCAACATGTGGACGGTGGCTTTCTCGAACTCCACCAACTCGCCATCCGACCAGATATATTTCGACTCCATTCCCATAACTCAACTCTCCTCTATTTTTTTAATAATTTCATCCGTCATCTGACGGGTCGTTAACGTTTCGCCGATGTCCGCCGTCCGCGCGCCGTCGGTGATGGTTCGATTGACCGCATCTTCGATTGCACAGGCTTCGGATTCTAACTTAAACGAATAACGCATCATCATTGCCGCCGAAAGGATCGTGCCAATCGGATTTGCGATTCCCTTGCCTGCGATATCCGGAGCAGAGCCGTGGATCGGCTCATACAATCCCATTCTCGCTTCGCCTTCGGACCTCAAGCCTGATACGCCCAAACTGGCAGAGGGCAGCATCCCCATCGACCCCGCCAGCACGGATGCTTCGTCCGTGAGAATGTCGCCGAACATGTTCTCGGTCACGACCACGTCAAACGAAGCGGGAGCAGTGATCAGCTTCATCGAGGCGGTATCCACCAGCGTATGTTCAAGTTCGATGTCAGGATTCTCCGTCCCGATGGAAGAGGCGATCTGCCGCCATAGGCGGGAGGATTCCAGCACGTTGGCTTTATCCACTGAGGTGACTTTTTTCCTGCGTCCGCGCGCCAGTTCGAAGGCAAGGTTGAGAATGCGGCGGATTTCGTAATCGTAATATTCGAGCGTATCCACCGCGCGTTCGTGACCGTCTTTCATCTCGCGCATTTTGGGTCGACCGAAATACAGCCCGCCTGTGAGTTCGCGTATGACGAGAATATCCACGCCCTGCAGTTTTTCAGGCTTGAGCGGGGAACGATCCGCAAGCGCGGGATGCACTGTGACGGGACGAAGATTCGCAAACACACCGAGACCTTTGCGAAGCGCGAGCAAACCGCGTTCGGGTCTGTCCTTTGCATTTGGGTCATCCCATTTCGGTCCGCCCACTGCGCCGAACAAAACCGCGTCAGAAGACTGACAATCTGCAAGGGTTTCATCGGTGAGCGAGGAACCATATTTATCAATCGAACAGCCGCCCATCAGACGCTCTTTAAAATCGAAGGTGTGATTGTATTTGCTGGCAACTATGTCCAACACGCGTACAGCTTCGCCGACCACTTCGGGTCCGATGCCATCGCCAGGGAGGAGAGTGATTTTGAAATTCATTTATATGTTTTCCATTTCGCAGGGGCGCGGTCTCCGCGCCCAGCTTTCATCATCAATCTTGAGCGGGGAAACCGCGCCCCTACAAATCCTAATGCGCCACCATCAATCCATACTCCACCGAATCCGCGAGAGCGCGCCAACTGGCTTCGATGATGTTCGTGCTTGCTCCAACGGTACTCCAGCGGGAGGTGGAATTGCGCGTGTCGATCAACACGCGGGTGACGGCTTCTGTGCCGCGATCCGAATCCAAAATGCGGACTTTGTAATCGGAAAGGTGAAAGTCCCTGATTTGCGGGTAATAATCTTTCAATGCTTTGCGCAGGGCGTTATCCAGCGCGTTGACCGGACCATTCCCTTCGGCGGCGGTGTGCAGCAACTCACCCTGCACACGGACTTTGACGGTAGCTTCTGCGAAAATACCGCGTCCCTGACGATGCTCAACATTGACAAAAAAATCCACGAGTTCAAATGGCGGTTTATATCCATATTCCTGCCGCTTTAACATCATCGTCACAGACGCTTCCGCCGCTTCAAAGGAAAATCCGCGCGCTTCAAGTTCCTTGATCTCATTCAGAACAGGCACGACTTCATTTCCTTCCACTTCCACGCCGTGTTCTTCGGCTTTGCTGAGCAGGTTGCCGCGCCCCGACAAATCCGATACGACGACGCGCATTTTGTTGCCAACCAGTTCAGGCTCCACATGCTGGTAGGACTGCGGTGAGCGTCGCATGGCAGCCACATGCACGCCGCCCTTATGCGCAAACGCGGACTTACCCACAAATGGCAAATGTTCATCAGGTGTGAGGTTCGCTACTTCCGCGACGAAATGTGAGAGATCATACAAGTGCTGAATGTTTCCCTTGGGGAGACATTCAAAACCCAATTTCAACTCCAGGTTCGCCATGATGGAACACAGGTTGGCATTTCCGCAGCGTTCCCCCACTCCGTTAATGGTTCCCTGCACTTGGATGGCGCCTTCGCGAACGGCAACCAGCGAATTGACCACCGCGCTTTCGGAGTCATTATGCGTGTGAATTCCAAGCGGATGATCGATCTCCTTCTTTAATTCGCCGAAGATACGTTTGATCTCCCACGGGAAGGTCCCGCCGTTGGTATCGCACAGCACAATGGTCTCCGCACCGCCGCGGATGGCGGCACGCAGGGTTTCGAGCGCATAGGCTTTGTCCGCTTTGTAGCCGTCGAAGAAATGTTCAGCATCGTAAATGACACGTTTGCCGTTGGATTTTAGATACGCAACGGAATCTTCGATGATGCGCAGGTTGTCTTCAAGCGTGGTTTGCAAAACTTCGGTGACGTGCAATGTCCATGTCTTGCCAAATATGGTGCAGACAGGCGTTTGCGAATCAAGTAATGCTTTGATATTGGCATCGTCTTCAGGTCCGTCTTTGACACGGCAGGTGGAACCGAACGCCGTGATAAGCGCGTGCTTCCATTGCATGTCACGGGCGCGTTGAAAGAACTCAGCATCCTTGGGGTTGGAGCCGGGCCAGCCGCCTTCGATGAAAGCAACACCAAGTTCGTCCAATTTTTGCGCAATGCGGACTTTGTCATTCGCCGACAGGTTGAAGCCTTCGGATTGTGTCCCATCGCGCAGGGTGGTGTCGTAGATTTGGATAAGGGGCAAATCCATGATCACGTTCTCGCTTCAAATTCTGCAATCTCTTTTTCAAAACCCATGATGTAGCCGAGTTCGTCCACGCCGTTGAGCAGGCAGGTTTTGTTGAACGCGTCGATGGGGAAGGTGAACGAGCCTCCAGGGTGGGTCACGGTTTGGGAGGCAAGATCAACTGTCAGTTCGGCTTGAGGCGCTTCTTCCACCAGATCAAAGAGCATCTTGTGAGTCGCGTCATCCACGATGATGGGAATCAGTCCATTCTTCAGCGAGTTGTTGCGGAAGATGTCGGCGAAGGAGGTAGAGATAACGGCGTGGATGCCCCAAGCCGTGAGCGCCCAGGGCGCGTGTTCGCGGCTCGACCCGCAGCCGAAGTTGTCACCTGCTAATAGAATTTGTGCGCCCTGTGACTCGGGTCTGTTGATGATGAAATCCGCCTTCGGAGAGCCGTCGGCGTTGTAGCGCCAGTTGAAAAAAAGCGCGTCGGCAAGACCGTTTTTGTCGGTGACTTTGAGAAATTGCGCGGGGACGATCTGGTCTGTGTCAACGTCGTTCGCGGGAAGCGGAATGATGCGGGAGGTGATGGATGTGAATTGAGCCATGGGTAGGTTCCAAGTTTCAGGTGTCAGGTTTCAGGTTGAAAAACGATATTGGATAATAGATATTTGAATATCGAATTATCAATTACCGATTATTGTTCTTGGGTCAGTAACAACGCCATGGATTGCAGTTGCGGCGGCAGTGACGGGGCTGGCAAGGAAGGTGCGTCCGCCTTTGCCCTGACGCCCTTCAAAGTTGCGGTTGCTGGTGGAGATGGCATATTGACCGGGTTGTAATTGATCGCCATTCATCGCAATGCACATACTGCATCCCGCTTCGCGCCATTCGGCGCCTGCTTCTTTAAAGACCTTATCCAAGCCTTCCTGCTCGGCTTGCTTTTTCACATCCTGTGAACCGGGGACGACCATCACGCGCAAGCCGTCGGCGACTTTCCTATCTTTCAAGATGGAAGCAGCGAGGCGCAAGTCTGAGATACGGGAGTTGGTGCAGGAGCCGATGAAAACCACATCCACTTTTTGACCGAGCAGCGATTGACCGGGTTGGAGTCCCATGTAGGTCATGGCTTTTTCAAAAGCGATTTTTTGCGAGGCTTCGGTGAATGCGTCGACGGTAGGGATTCGGTCAGTGATTCTCATGCCCATGCCGGGATTTGTCCCGTATGTGATCATCGGTTCGAGGTCTGCGGCGTTGAGCGTAATGGACTTGTCGTAGGTTGCGCCTGCGTCACTTGGCAACATGCGCCATTTGGCAACGGCTTTATCCCATTCTTCACCTTTCGGTGCGAATTCGCGTCCGTGTAAATATTCAAAGGTGGTGTCATCTGGAGCGATCATGCCCGCACGCGCGCCGCCTTCAATCGACATGTTGCAGATGGTCATGCGCTGTTCCATCGTCAGCCCGCGGATGGCTTCGCCCGTGTATTCGAAGACATGTCCCGTCCCGCCGCTTGTGCTAATTTTTGCGATCAGCGCGAGGATGATGTCTTTGGAAGAAACACCATGACCGAGTTTGCCGTCCACGCGGACTTCGTAGGTCTTCGGTTTCTTCTGCAAGAGACATTGCGCGGCGAGGACATGTTCCACTTCGCTGGTACCAATGCCGAAAGCCAGTGCGCCAAACGCGCCATGTGTGGCGGTGTGACTGTCACCGCAGACGATGGTCATGCCGGGTTGGGTGCGCCCAAGTTCAGGACCGATGACATGCACAATGCCACGGTGCGGACTATCCATGCCATGCAATTCGATGCCGAAATCCGCGGTGTTCTGCTCGAGCATCTTGATCTGAGCCGCCGCCATTGCATCAGAAATGGGAACATTTATCGGCGTGGTCGGAATCGAATGATCCATCGTCGCCAGTGTTTTATCGGGGCGGCGGACTTTCAATCCGCGCTGGCGCAGCCCCGTGAAAGCCTGCGGCGAGGTCACTTCATGCACGAGGTGCAGGTCAATGTAGAGGATGGCGGGAGCATCGGGCTGTTCGGCAACCACGTGCGCATCCCATATTTTTTGGAAGAGTGTTTTTTGCATGGACAAATTTCTAATCTCCAGTCTCTAATGATCTTTACCCCAGCATCACGCCAAAATCATGGACTTCGTGTTCATGACGCTCGGTCTGCGCGATGATGAGTTTGTTCAGCGCGTTGATATACGCCTTGGCGCTGGCGACAATAATATCAGTATCCGCGCCGTGACCGCCGTACACACGCGGATATTCCATCTCGCTCTGCGCGTCCATCGTGGTGTGACCGTTCCTCCCCTGAATCCGCACGGTCACTTCACCAAGCGCGTCGATGCCTTCGGTGATGGCATGAACGTTGAACTCCAGCAGTTTATTCGGCACATTGACAATGGCGCGGATCGCCTGATACGTCGCATCCACAGGACCCGAACCCATCGCCGCGTGCGTGTGGACAACGCCGTCAGGTCCGCGCAAACGGACAGTGGCAGTCGGCATGCCCATCGTCCCGCATGTGACCTGCAATCCGTCCAGGATGTACACATCGCGCGGCTTGTAGAATTCATCTGCGATTACGGCTTCAAGGTCAAGGTCGGTAATAACCTTCTTGCGGTCTGCCAGATCCTTGAAACGAGCAAAGGCTTTATCCAGTTCCACTTCATCGAGCGAGTGACCCATCTCCGCAAGACGGTTGCGCAACGCGTGTCTGCCCGAATGTTTTCCCAACACCAGATTGGTCTGGTTGACGCCCACATCTTCGGGACGCATGATCTCATACGTGGTCTGGTGTTTCAACATACCATCCTGATGAATGCCCGCCTCATGTGCAAAAGCATTCGCACCGACGATGGCTTTGTTCGGCTGGACGACGATCCCCGTGTAATTGCTGACGAGTCTGGAAATGCGCGAGAGTTGCTGAGTTTCAATTCCAGTATCAAGCCCAAAGACAGGATGACGCGTTTTCAATGTCATCACCACTTCTTCAAGCGAAGTATTCCCAGCGCGTTCACCGATCCCGTTGATGGTCACTTCCGCTTGGCGCGCACCCGCGCGGATGCCCGCCAGCGTGTTCGCAGTCGCCATGCCCAAGTCATCGTGGCAATGCACCGAGACGGTAATGCCTGCATGCATGCCTGGCGTATTCTCGATGATGCCCTTGATGAGCGTATAAAATTCATCGGGTGTGGTGTAGCCCACCGTGTCGGGGATGTTCAACGTGGTCGCGCCAGATTTGATTGCCTCACCCAAAACCACGTATAAAAATTCAGGGTCAGAGCGTCCCGCATCTTCGGGCGAAAACTCCACATCATCGCACAGCGACTTCGCATACGCCACCATCTCACTCACGCGCTGCACCACCTCTTCGGGATCCATCTTCAACTTATGCTTCATGTGGATCGGCGACGTTGCAAGAAAGGTATGAATGCGCGGGTTCTTCGCGCCTTGGACGGCTTCCCACGCCTTGTTAATATCGGATTTATTCGCCCGCGCCAGCCCTGCGATGACGGGAATCTTCGCCTCATTCTCAGGGCTGGCTGGGTTGCCCACTTCAACCGCTATTCGTCTGACGGCTTCCAGATCATCGGGCGATGCCGCAGGAAATCCCGCTTCGATAATATCCACGCCAAGCCGCGCCAGATTATGCGCCACTTCCAATTTCTCAGCCGATGTCATCGTCGCGCCGGGAGATTGCTCGCCATCGCGCAGGGTGGTGTCGAAGATTTTTACGTAATTGCTCATACTCTACTCCCGTAGGTCACGCTTACAGCGTGACTGAACTATTATTTCAAACGTCACGTTACAAACGTGACCTACAATAAGCTACTTCTTCCAATTCTCTGGTCGCAGCGAACGGACCGCCGCACCAGCGCGCCACATTTCCGAGTCGCGGATGGCGGCGAGTTCCACATCCAACTTCTCGCGGTAATCGGGCTGACTGTTGGCTTCGAGCGTGATGCGCGCTTCGTTGCCGCTCTTCACGCTTTGATACAAGTCACTGAATACTGGTGCAACTGCATCGCGGAATTTGTCCTTCCAATCGAGCGCGCCGCGCTGGGCAGTCGTCGAGCAGTTCGCGTACATCCAGTCCATGCCGTTCTCACCAACGAGACGAATAAGCGACTGCGTGAGCTCCTCCACAGTTTCATTGAACGCTTCACTCGGCGAATGTCCGTTCTTGCGCAGTTCGTTGTACTGCGCTTCCATCACGCCTGCCAACGCGCCCATCAACACGCCGCGTTCACCTGTGAGATCGGAATACACTTCCTTTTCAAACGTTGTCGGGAAGAGATAGCCCGCTCCAATGGCAATGCCCAATGCAATCGTGCGATCCTTCGCCTTGCCCGTCGCATCCTGATGGACTGCAAAACTGGCATTGATGCCCGAGCCTTCGAGGAAGTTCGCCCTCACACTGCGACCCGATCCCTTGGGGGCAACCAGCGCCACGTCCACGTGCGGAGGCGGAAGCACACCCGTATCACCCTTGAATGTGACAGAAAATCCGTGCGAGAAGTACAGCATGTCGCCTTCGTTCAAACATTCCACGATTCTTGACCATTGCGAACGTTGTCCTGCATCCGAAAGCAGGTATTGAACGACCGTTCCTTTTTCAGCGGCTTCTTCCACAGAGAACAAGGTCTCGCCCGGAACCCAGCCGTCTGTTACCGCCTTATCCCAATTCTTCGTCCCTGCACGCTGACCGATGATGACCTTGATGCCGTTATCGCGCATGTTCATCGCCTGCGCGGGTCCCTGCACGCCGTAGCCCAGCACCGCCACCACTTCATCTTTCAATACTTCACGAGCCTTCCCCAAAGGAAACTCGTCGCGGGTGATGACTTCCTCCACCGTACCGCCAAAATCGATCTTTGCCATGATTGCTTTTCTCCTATAGTTTGATATGTCATTGCGAGGAGCAGAGCGACGAAGCAATCTCCTCGCATATGAAATTATTGTTTGATATTTTCCATGAGATTGCTTCGGGCTAACGCCCTCGCAATGACATAGTTAATTACGGCATCATCTCCGCCATATCCATCACATCTTCGTAGCGGCGACTCTCCATGCCGGGCATACGCCGCACGCCGTCGTGGACTCCGCGTGTCATCGAGATCTGTCCCGTGCGCACCATTTCCACAATGCCGATGGGACGCAGCAACTCGATCATGCCTTCGATCTTGTCCTCCGTGCCAGTGATTTCCACAACGACCGAATCAGGCGCCACGTCCACGATGCGGGCGCGGAAGATTTCCGCCAGCCCATTGACCTCAGCACGGCGTTCAGGACCAACGCGCACTTTGATGAGCGCCAAATCACGCGCCACCACAGGCTGATGCGTCACATCCTGCACATCGATCACATTGACCAGTTTATACAGGTTCGCTTCGATGCGATGCGCATCCACATCCCCATTCGGGCAATCCACCACCACGGTCATGCGCGAGACCTCGGGGTTTTCCGTCCGCCCGACCGCCAGCGATTCAATATTGAAATTGCGGCGGCGAAACAAAGACGCCACACGGTTCAACACACCGGGTTTATTTTCAACTAGTGCTATAAATGTATAATTCATTCTTTCTCCTTCTTATGGAGTGCGGGAGCTTGCTCCTGCAAATTTATGCCTTCACTGGACGACGGATCATCTCATGCAGCGCCGCCCCCGCGGGAACCATTGGATAGACCGCATCTTCCATCTCCACGCGGAATTCCAACACGGTGGGACCTTTGATGCTGCGTGCCCACTCAATCGCTTCATTGACTTCCTCACGCTTGGTGACACGCTTCGCGGGGACTCCATGCGCCTCTGCCAGTTTCACAAAATCAGGCGCAAGCATGTTCACCGCGGAATAACGCTTCTCGAAGAAGAACTCCTGCCACTGACGCACCATGCCGAGGAAACTATTGTTCATGATGGCAACCTTCACATTCGCGCCTTCCTGAACCGCCGTGGTCAACTCCGCCGCCGTCATCTGAAAACCGCCGTCACCAGCCACCGCCCAAATCTCCTGGTCTTTCGCCGCGAACCACGCACCAATCGCGGAGGGCAGACCAAAGCCCATCGTCCCCGCACCGCCCGAAGTGATCCAGCGGTTCGGCTTCTCCAGTTGATAGTATTGCGCCGTCCACATCTGGTGCTGACCGACATCCGTCGTCACGATCGCGCCGCCGCCCGTCGCCTTCCAAATATCCGCGATGAGATGCGCCACATATAGCCTGCCATCCTCCTCCCAGTTCATGATCGAGCGTGTGTCGGCTTCGTTTTTCCAGCCGTTGATTTCCTGCTTCCATTCGTCATGGTCGTATTCATCCACCAAGGGAATTAAATCCGCCACCACGGTTTTCACATCGCCGACAAGCGGCACATCCACGAACACGTTCTTATGCACCTCAGACGGGTCAATTTCGATATGGATTTTCTTCGCCTTCGGCGCATAGGTCTTCAATGTACCCGTCACGCGGTCATCGAAGCGCATCCCAAAAGCAAGAATTAAATCCGAGTTTTGAATCGCCAGATTCGTGTATGCTTCGCCATGCATACCCATCATCCCCAAACTCAGTTCATGCGAAGCAGGGAAAGCACCTAAGCCTAACAGTGTGCTTGCCACAGGAGTCTGCGTCTTGACCGCAAACTGCATCAACTCCTCTTCCGCATTCGACATGATCACACCATGTCCGCACAGGATGATCGGTTTCTTCGCCTTTTCGATCAACGCAACGGCATCATCCAGCAGGTTGCGCGGCGAACGTGTCACAGGCTGGTAACCCGGCAGTTTCACTTCTTCGGGATACGCAAACTCGCAAGATTCCACTTGCGCGTTCTTGCAAATGTCTATCAATACAGGTCCCGGTCTTCCGCTTTTGGCAATGTAAAACGCCTCGCGGATGGTCTCCGCGATCTCTTCGGCGCGGGTCACCAGATAGTTGTGCTTGGTGATGGGCAATGTGATACCCGTCACATCGGTTTCCTGAAACGCATCCCCGCCGATCAAATGCGCAGCGACTTGTCCCGTAATGAATACGACAGGAACCGAATCCATCATCGCCGTGGCAATGCCCGTCACAAGATTCGTCGCACCCGGTCCTGATGTCGCCATCGCCACACCAACCTTCCCCGAAGCGCGTGCGTACCCATCCGCCATGTGCGCGCCACCCTGCTCATGCCGCACCAACACATGATGGACGGGATAATTCAACATCGCATCATAGATCGGCATATTCGCCCCGCCCGGGTAACCGAAGACCACTTCCACGCCTTCGCGCACCAGACATTCCCAAACAATTTCTGCACCTTTTAGTTTCATTCTCGCTCCTCGCAATAACGTTATACTTCCAACACCGCACCCGTATCCGCACTGGTGACAAAATGCGAATACCGCTTCAGCCACTTGGATGTGACCTTCGACTCAAACTTCGGCAGCGCATCCAGCCGACTCTGAATCTCCGCCTCGCTTAACTTGACGTTCAGGCTGCGTGCCACTAGGTCAATTTGGACGATGTCCCCAGCCTTGAGCGCCGCAATCGGACCACGCGCCGCCGCTTCGGGTGAGACATGCCCAATGCACGCGCCGCGCGTCCCGCCGCTGAAACGTCCATCGGTGATGAGCGCCACCTTGTCGCCCAATCCCTGCCCCATGATCGCGGACGTGGGCGAGAGCATTTCCTGCATCCCCGGTCCACCTTTGGGACCTTCATAGCGAACCACAACACAATCGCCAGCCTTGACCTTGCCCGCAAGGATTCCCGCCATCGCATCATCCTGCGACTCGAAGATCACAGCCGGACCTTCAAACTTCATCATTGCATCGCTCACACCGCCGACTTTCACCACGGCTCCATTCGGCGCGAGATTGCCAAACAAAATGGACAACCCTCCGCGCTTGGAGTGCGCGTTTTCATACCGTCGGATCACTTCCTCATCTTTGATCTCTAAATCTTGAATCGATTCCCCCAATGTATTTCCAGTGACCGTGATACGGTCTAAATGCAACATGCCCGTCCCCCGTTGCACTTCGTTCAAGATCGCCGGGATGCCACCCGCGCGATGCACATCTTCCATGTGCCATTTGCCAGCCGGGCTCACCTTGCAGATATGCGGTACTTTATCAGCCACGGCATTGATGCGCGTCAGCGGATAGTCCACACCGGCTTCGTTCGCCAACGCCAGCGTATGCAGCACAGTATTCGACGAGCCGCCCATCGCCATATCCAATGCAAAAGCATCGTCAATGGCATCGGCGGTGACGATGTCTCTGGGTTTGATGTCGCGTTCGATCAAGGTCATGATCTGCGCCGCAGCCCTACGCGCCAAATCCTCACGCTCGGGCGTCTTCGCCAATGCCGAGCCGTTGAACGGTAGCGCCAACCCCAACACCTCCATCAAACAGTTCATCGAGTTGGCAGTAAACATCCCGGAGCAAGAGCCGCAGGAAGGGCAAGCAAACTTCTCCAGCAGAGTGAGGCGTTTTTCGTCGATCTTGCCCGCTGAATATGCGCCGACTCCCTCAAAGACGGAGATCAAGTCGAGCACTTCACCATCTGGGGTCATGCCTGCTTTCATCGCGCCACCAGAAACGAAGATGGTCGGCACGTTGACGCGCATTGCGGCGAGCAGCATTCC from Anaerolineales bacterium includes:
- the rpsB gene encoding 30S ribosomal protein S2; amino-acid sequence: MAVISMKALLESGVHFGHRTNKWDPRMKPYIFTERNGIHILDLQQTVKLANQAYNVIRDAVANGGTVLFVGTKRQAQETVAEEATRCGMPYVTERWMGGMLTNWSTMYKRIQELERLENLRDSGEINRLTKKEGLLIERDITRLQTRLSGARIMKRVPDLLFIVDVGREDSAVREANLLKIPIVALVDTNCNPQDIDYVIPSNDDAIRAIKLLVSKMADAVLEGQAMRKEDEPEQAEGEKPESRSKSRPARKPVTEAEQDESMDDDVLLGEATLAKLNVNRKAEDPGSAEETVTETPAAPVKEEAQSESSAPAEGADTPSQE
- a CDS encoding branched-chain amino acid transaminase, giving the protein MESKYIWSDGELVEFEKATVHMLTAALHYGAAVFEGIRAYKTDKGSAVFRLQEHSERLLKSAEIFGFRDLPYTADDVSKAIKETVKANGFDECYIRPLLYLTGGAWNLNVDAGKPALMIAVWQWSNYLGEESLAKGIRANISSFTRHHPNVMMTKAKIAGNYVNSILAKTESVRLGFEEAIMLDPQGYIAECTGENLFIVKRGKIFTPSTAPVLEGITRHSIHTIAKDLGYSVSEIPISRDQLYNADEVFVCGTAAEVIGLCEIDFRKIGDGRSGKVTREIQNVYHDAIRGRIAKYEAWCDYVG
- the leuB gene encoding 3-isopropylmalate dehydrogenase; translation: MNFKITLLPGDGIGPEVVGEAVRVLDIVASKYNHTFDFKERLMGGCSIDKYGSSLTDETLADCQSSDAVLFGAVGGPKWDDPNAKDRPERGLLALRKGLGVFANLRPVTVHPALADRSPLKPEKLQGVDILVIRELTGGLYFGRPKMREMKDGHERAVDTLEYYDYEIRRILNLAFELARGRRKKVTSVDKANVLESSRLWRQIASSIGTENPDIELEHTLVDTASMKLITAPASFDVVVTENMFGDILTDEASVLAGSMGMLPSASLGVSGLRSEGEARMGLYEPIHGSAPDIAGKGIANPIGTILSAAMMMRYSFKLESEACAIEDAVNRTITDGARTADIGETLTTRQMTDEIIKKIEES
- the cimA gene encoding citramalate synthase: MDLPLIQIYDTTLRDGTQSEGFNLSANDKVRIAQKLDELGVAFIEGGWPGSNPKDAEFFQRARDMQWKHALITAFGSTCRVKDGPEDDANIKALLDSQTPVCTIFGKTWTLHVTEVLQTTLEDNLRIIEDSVAYLKSNGKRVIYDAEHFFDGYKADKAYALETLRAAIRGGAETIVLCDTNGGTFPWEIKRIFGELKKEIDHPLGIHTHNDSESAVVNSLVAVREGAIQVQGTINGVGERCGNANLCSIMANLELKLGFECLPKGNIQHLYDLSHFVAEVANLTPDEHLPFVGKSAFAHKGGVHVAAMRRSPQSYQHVEPELVGNKMRVVVSDLSGRGNLLSKAEEHGVEVEGNEVVPVLNEIKELEARGFSFEAAEASVTMMLKRQEYGYKPPFELVDFFVNVEHRQGRGIFAEATVKVRVQGELLHTAAEGNGPVNALDNALRKALKDYYPQIRDFHLSDYKVRILDSDRGTEAVTRVLIDTRNSTSRWSTVGASTNIIEASWRALADSVEYGLMVAH
- the leuD gene encoding 3-isopropylmalate dehydratase small subunit translates to MAQFTSITSRIIPLPANDVDTDQIVPAQFLKVTDKNGLADALFFNWRYNADGSPKADFIINRPESQGAQILLAGDNFGCGSSREHAPWALTAWGIHAVISTSFADIFRNNSLKNGLIPIIVDDATHKMLFDLVEEAPQAELTVDLASQTVTHPGGSFTFPIDAFNKTCLLNGVDELGYIMGFEKEIAEFEART
- the leuC gene encoding 3-isopropylmalate dehydratase large subunit; this translates as MQKTLFQKIWDAHVVAEQPDAPAILYIDLHLVHEVTSPQAFTGLRQRGLKVRRPDKTLATMDHSIPTTPINVPISDAMAAAQIKMLEQNTADFGIELHGMDSPHRGIVHVIGPELGRTQPGMTIVCGDSHTATHGAFGALAFGIGTSEVEHVLAAQCLLQKKPKTYEVRVDGKLGHGVSSKDIILALIAKISTSGGTGHVFEYTGEAIRGLTMEQRMTICNMSIEGGARAGMIAPDDTTFEYLHGREFAPKGEEWDKAVAKWRMLPSDAGATYDKSITLNAADLEPMITYGTNPGMGMRITDRIPTVDAFTEASQKIAFEKAMTYMGLQPGQSLLGQKVDVVFIGSCTNSRISDLRLAASILKDRKVADGLRVMVVPGSQDVKKQAEQEGLDKVFKEAGAEWREAGCSMCIAMNGDQLQPGQYAISTSNRNFEGRQGKGGRTFLASPVTAAATAIHGVVTDPRTIIGN